One Argonema galeatum A003/A1 genomic region harbors:
- the hpsE gene encoding hormogonium polysaccharide biosynthesis glycosyltransferase HpsE, translating to MDFTVAICTYNGAQRVPEVLDQLQKQVGTEGIEWEVLVVDNNSNDNTGAVVFHYAKEWRQDSHLRYIFEPRQGQSYARSRAVQEAGSSDFIGFLDDDNLPAENWVAEAYHFGREHPKVGAYGGIIHAKLDEPAPPYFDQIKGYLTIYNRGSVAFCYERSAKPRRIPAAPGSVIRKEAWQECVPPPEKLLIKGRDEKTMAAGEDAEVMFYIQNSKWELWHNPKMEIWHHIPPHRLEKSYLLKLARGYGLSNNLTRVARFSRSQRPLLPFLLPFYTFRDSIKLLIHYLRYKNIIQSDFGKACELQLKIGQLYSPYLKLYQKS from the coding sequence GTGGACTTTACCGTAGCTATTTGCACTTATAACGGCGCTCAGCGTGTACCCGAAGTCTTAGACCAACTGCAAAAGCAAGTTGGCACAGAGGGTATTGAGTGGGAAGTGCTAGTGGTTGATAACAACAGTAACGACAATACTGGGGCGGTGGTTTTTCACTATGCAAAAGAATGGCGTCAAGATAGCCATCTGAGATACATATTCGAGCCTAGACAAGGCCAATCCTATGCTCGCAGTCGGGCGGTACAGGAAGCAGGAAGCAGCGATTTCATCGGATTTTTGGATGATGATAACCTACCGGCAGAAAACTGGGTAGCCGAAGCATACCACTTTGGTAGAGAACACCCTAAAGTGGGAGCCTATGGGGGCATTATTCATGCCAAATTGGATGAACCAGCCCCCCCTTATTTTGACCAAATTAAGGGATATTTAACTATTTACAACCGTGGTTCCGTTGCTTTTTGCTATGAACGTTCAGCGAAACCTCGCCGCATTCCTGCCGCACCAGGATCGGTAATCCGCAAAGAGGCGTGGCAAGAATGCGTTCCGCCACCGGAGAAGCTATTAATTAAGGGTAGAGACGAGAAAACAATGGCTGCCGGTGAAGATGCAGAAGTAATGTTCTATATTCAAAATAGTAAATGGGAACTCTGGCACAATCCCAAAATGGAAATCTGGCATCACATTCCCCCCCATCGGCTAGAAAAATCATATCTGCTCAAGCTCGCTCGTGGCTATGGCCTTTCCAATAATCTTACCCGCGTTGCTCGGTTTTCGCGATCGCAGCGACCTCTACTGCCCTTTTTGTTGCCATTCTATACTTTTCGGGACAGCATCAAACTCTTGATTCACTATCTGCGATATAAAAATATTATTCAAAGTGATTTTGGCAAAGCTTGCGAATTACAGTTAAAAATAGGTCAGTTATATAGTCCTTATCTTAAACTTTATCAAAAATCATGA
- a CDS encoding glycosyltransferase family 4 protein gives MNIAYITEFDVKAVDKSTWRKSQLGHWGRCYYIAKTLEDKFTNIQYIGPLAKKNALLPKLKLPLYSEVFKQTYHAWADPIFNKDYASQIEKKISYFKSDIVFSPDINFLAYLNCKHPIVLWVDTLYAGLIDYYADFSNLCRETKQHLTTMDKLALDKCTLLIFSSEWTAKTAIEKYQIDPSKIKIVPFGANIECERTIDDINIIVKARPENLCKLLFIGVDWFRKGGNVALEVAKELNRSGINTELTIVGCQAIASEPLPSFVKSLGFIDKSNKEGADKLSKLLVESHFFILPSRAECYGHVFCEANSFGVPCLATDVGGIPSIIRDDLNGKAFSIKANISDYSNYIADLMNNYREYEKLAISSFNEYQTRLNWSVAGQTVKNLLRELI, from the coding sequence ATGAATATAGCTTATATTACTGAATTTGATGTCAAAGCAGTAGATAAATCTACTTGGCGAAAAAGCCAATTAGGCCACTGGGGAAGATGCTATTACATAGCTAAAACTCTTGAAGATAAGTTTACAAATATTCAGTACATCGGGCCTTTAGCAAAAAAGAATGCGCTATTACCAAAGCTTAAATTACCTTTATATTCTGAAGTTTTCAAGCAAACTTACCATGCTTGGGCTGACCCTATTTTCAACAAAGATTACGCCAGTCAAATTGAGAAGAAAATATCATATTTTAAGTCAGATATTGTATTTTCTCCAGACATTAATTTTCTGGCATACCTAAATTGTAAACATCCCATCGTTTTATGGGTAGATACACTTTACGCAGGCTTAATAGATTATTATGCTGATTTTAGCAATCTCTGTCGAGAAACTAAGCAGCACTTAACTACTATGGACAAGCTCGCTTTAGATAAATGTACTTTGCTTATATTTTCATCTGAATGGACTGCCAAAACAGCGATTGAAAAATACCAAATCGATCCGTCTAAAATAAAAATAGTTCCTTTTGGAGCCAATATTGAATGCGAGAGAACCATCGACGATATCAATATTATAGTCAAAGCCAGACCTGAAAACCTATGTAAGTTATTATTTATTGGCGTTGATTGGTTCAGGAAAGGTGGTAATGTAGCGCTTGAGGTAGCCAAAGAATTAAATAGGTCAGGCATAAACACGGAGTTAACTATAGTGGGTTGCCAAGCGATCGCAAGCGAACCACTACCCAGCTTCGTCAAATCTCTAGGATTTATCGATAAATCTAACAAAGAAGGTGCTGATAAGCTGAGTAAATTATTAGTAGAATCCCATTTTTTTATCTTACCTTCACGCGCAGAGTGTTACGGCCATGTTTTTTGTGAAGCCAATTCTTTTGGGGTTCCTTGTTTAGCAACAGATGTCGGTGGAATACCAAGTATTATTAGAGATGATTTGAATGGCAAGGCTTTTTCAATTAAGGCTAATATTTCGGATTACTCCAATTACATTGCTGATTTGATGAATAATTATAGAGAGTATGAAAAGCTAGCTATATCATCATTTAATGAGTATCAAACACGATTAAATTGGTCTGTTGCAGGTCAAACTGTTAAAAACCTATTGAGGGAGTTGATATAA